One Peribacillus simplex NBRC 15720 = DSM 1321 genomic region harbors:
- a CDS encoding sigma-54 interaction domain-containing protein — MPSEFFNTSEVLEAILETIDEGIHVIDPKGQTIFYNGVAANHDGMKRSEVLGKPLLEAFPSLNHKSSTLLRVIKSEKPIYNYSQSYVNAHGRIIETLNTTLPIYVDGFMIGAIEIAKDYSSLKQLSERLADLESSLKTIKSPERKTPGNGGLYSFTEIMTSDTGFKDLISQGKKAARSSSSVLVYGESGVGKELFVQSIHQDSSRSKEPFIAQNCAALPENLLESLLFGTAKGSYTGAMERQGLFELANGGTLFLDELQSMPIDLQAKLLRVLEDGFIRRIGGPKSVQVDVRIMAAMNIDPKKAVSENRLRPDLFYRLNVLSYELPPLRERIDDIELLTEHFISIFNSKLGLSIKGMDEETKVFFRKYHWPGNVRELKHTIEFMMNHTENDVLNLEELPQFLKKRITSSSEKILPLREAMIEMETKLITEALLQTNGNVFQASKLLQIPRQTLQYKIKKHI, encoded by the coding sequence TTGCCAAGTGAATTTTTTAATACAAGTGAAGTGTTGGAAGCGATATTAGAAACCATTGATGAAGGCATTCATGTGATAGATCCAAAAGGACAGACCATCTTTTATAACGGAGTGGCGGCCAATCATGATGGGATGAAAAGAAGTGAGGTGCTAGGGAAACCGTTGCTTGAAGCCTTCCCTTCTTTGAATCATAAATCATCGACCTTACTCCGGGTCATTAAATCTGAAAAACCAATCTACAACTATAGTCAATCGTATGTAAATGCACATGGGCGAATCATTGAGACGTTAAATACGACGCTCCCCATATATGTTGATGGGTTTATGATAGGTGCAATAGAAATTGCCAAGGATTATTCAAGCTTGAAGCAATTATCTGAAAGGTTAGCTGACCTGGAAAGCTCGCTCAAGACGATCAAAAGTCCTGAAAGGAAAACACCTGGGAACGGCGGATTGTATTCTTTCACTGAAATCATGACAAGTGATACTGGGTTTAAAGATTTGATATCACAAGGGAAAAAGGCAGCCCGCTCCTCATCATCAGTATTGGTTTATGGGGAAAGCGGTGTAGGGAAAGAGCTTTTTGTTCAAAGCATCCACCAGGATTCGAGCCGCAGTAAAGAACCATTCATCGCGCAAAATTGTGCGGCATTACCAGAAAATTTATTGGAATCGCTTCTATTCGGTACCGCTAAAGGAAGCTACACAGGTGCTATGGAACGCCAGGGATTGTTTGAATTAGCCAACGGCGGAACCTTGTTTTTGGATGAATTGCAATCGATGCCGATTGACTTGCAGGCAAAGCTTCTGCGTGTGCTTGAAGATGGGTTCATCAGGAGGATAGGCGGTCCAAAGAGTGTACAGGTGGATGTCAGGATCATGGCAGCGATGAATATAGATCCTAAAAAGGCAGTATCGGAAAACAGGCTAAGGCCGGATTTATTTTACCGATTGAACGTATTGAGCTACGAGCTGCCTCCGCTAAGGGAGCGGATTGATGATATAGAGCTTCTTACTGAACATTTCATATCAATATTTAACAGTAAATTAGGACTGTCCATAAAAGGCATGGATGAGGAGACAAAGGTTTTTTTTCGGAAATATCATTGGCCTGGAAACGTAAGGGAGCTTAAACATACGATAGAATTCATGATGAACCATACGGAGAATGATGTTTTGAACCTTGAAGAATTGCCCCAGTTTTTAAAAAAGCGCATCACTTCCTCATCAGAAAAAATACTTCCGCTTCGTGAGGCCATGATTGAGATGGAAACGAAATTGATTACCGAGGCCCTTCTTCAAACGAACGGTAACGTTTTCCAGGCATCGAAGCTATTGCAAATTCCAAGACAGACCTTGCAATATAAAATAAAAAAACATATTTGA
- a CDS encoding YozD family protein, which yields MREIEVFIDTEEIAEFFFQELIRRGYLPTEAEVEDLADITFEYLLEKCIIDEEVDE from the coding sequence TTGCGAGAAATTGAGGTTTTTATTGATACAGAAGAGATAGCGGAATTCTTTTTTCAAGAATTGATAAGACGGGGCTATCTTCCAACAGAAGCTGAAGTTGAAGATCTTGCTGACATCACATTCGAATATCTTCTTGAAAAATGCATAATTGATGAAGAAGTCGATGAGTAA
- the ablB gene encoding putative beta-lysine N-acetyltransferase — translation MEAGIIEKRIQKPRCTIHITIDHFNKRIRVDDYLGHFQECVEESLKVAKSISAEKIIFKSRKENVMALLAQGFLYEGSIDKFFLGSDCFFLVKYNRNERRNSAEWEKEDQILSDVQSLPIKSGIDDPPSAYQGRKAEVTDALQLAQLYGKVFEVYPTPMNDPVYVKKCMEMGTVFYIYVHEERIVSAASAEIDSFYHNAEITDCATLPEHRQYGLMKHLIFALEDYLISHGIYCIYSIARSLSFGMNAALHQHGYSYRGRLANNCYIFDKMEDMNLWVKNFT, via the coding sequence ATGGAGGCTGGAATCATTGAAAAAAGAATTCAAAAGCCAAGGTGCACCATACATATTACGATCGACCATTTTAATAAGCGAATAAGGGTTGACGATTATCTAGGTCATTTTCAAGAATGCGTGGAGGAATCTTTGAAGGTTGCTAAAAGCATATCAGCAGAAAAAATCATCTTCAAGTCACGCAAGGAAAACGTTATGGCATTGCTTGCTCAGGGCTTTTTATATGAAGGAAGCATCGATAAATTCTTTTTGGGAAGCGATTGTTTCTTCCTCGTTAAGTATAACCGGAATGAAAGGCGCAACAGTGCAGAATGGGAAAAGGAAGATCAAATCCTTTCCGATGTTCAGAGTCTGCCGATAAAATCAGGAATAGATGATCCGCCGTCAGCCTATCAAGGCCGTAAAGCAGAAGTTACAGATGCACTTCAGCTGGCCCAATTGTATGGGAAGGTTTTCGAAGTGTATCCCACACCGATGAATGATCCGGTATATGTGAAAAAGTGCATGGAAATGGGAACGGTTTTTTATATTTATGTCCATGAAGAGAGGATCGTCAGTGCTGCTTCCGCAGAAATTGATTCCTTTTACCATAATGCAGAAATCACTGACTGTGCGACATTGCCGGAACATCGGCAATACGGCTTGATGAAACACTTGATTTTCGCGCTTGAAGACTATCTTATTTCACATGGAATTTATTGTATCTATTCGATTGCCCGGTCGCTCTCATTCGGCATGAATGCTGCATTGCATCAGCATGGATACTCGTACCGCGGACGTTTGGCCAATAATTGTTATATTTTCGATAAAATGGAAGACATGAACCTTTGGGTGAAAAATTTTACTTGA
- a CDS encoding 3-oxoacid CoA-transferase subunit B has protein sequence MGLGTEDRNRIAKRAAAEISDGMLVNLGIGIPSLVPNHLFNDHKVMFHAENGLVGIGSTPETGKEDAHLCNAGGLPITIRAGASYCDSTVAFGMIRRGRVDITILGALQVSQAGDLANWIVPGKRVPGMGGAMELAAKAKKVIVLMEHNDKTGMSKLVKKCTLPLTAKKCVHMIITELGVFSVTSEGLLLTDVFDTSSIQEIRHRTEASFTVSENIHILKE, from the coding sequence ATGGGTTTGGGAACCGAAGATAGAAATAGAATAGCGAAACGGGCAGCAGCAGAAATAAGCGATGGGATGCTGGTCAATTTGGGAATTGGCATTCCATCACTTGTACCGAATCATCTTTTTAATGACCATAAAGTGATGTTTCATGCTGAAAATGGCCTTGTGGGTATTGGCAGTACTCCTGAAACGGGGAAGGAAGATGCACATCTTTGCAATGCTGGGGGACTGCCGATCACCATTAGAGCCGGTGCTTCTTACTGCGACAGTACTGTTGCATTTGGGATGATACGGCGCGGCAGGGTGGATATCACGATTCTAGGAGCACTTCAAGTAAGTCAAGCGGGGGATCTCGCTAATTGGATTGTACCGGGAAAGCGGGTGCCAGGCATGGGCGGTGCCATGGAATTGGCTGCAAAGGCAAAAAAGGTCATTGTCTTGATGGAACATAACGATAAAACGGGCATGTCAAAATTAGTAAAAAAATGTACGTTGCCGTTAACTGCCAAGAAATGCGTACATATGATCATCACCGAATTAGGCGTGTTTTCCGTAACTTCGGAGGGCCTCCTATTAACTGATGTATTTGATACGTCCAGCATTCAGGAAATCAGGCATCGGACCGAAGCCTCGTTTACCGTCTCTGAAAACATCCATATTTTAAAAGAATGA
- a CDS encoding YokU family protein — translation METCPWCEKGKLATVKGTVYWELPDGTRAVEITETPSSHCESCDALFQSDEIVKEIENQLFLIDSKQLEKQTKYSELMNMKRLLKRNYFDF, via the coding sequence ATGGAGACGTGTCCATGGTGTGAGAAAGGGAAGCTTGCAACAGTAAAGGGGACTGTGTATTGGGAACTGCCGGATGGTACGAGGGCGGTTGAAATTACGGAAACCCCTTCATCTCATTGTGAGAGTTGCGATGCTCTTTTTCAAAGTGATGAAATAGTAAAGGAAATTGAAAATCAACTATTTTTAATTGATTCGAAACAGCTTGAAAAACAAACGAAGTACAGTGAGTTAATGAACATGAAAAGGCTGTTGAAACGTAATTACTTTGACTTTTAG
- a CDS encoding YozE family protein — protein MRPFYLYLMKFRQPKEIDAITIFANHAYEDHGFPKQSTDYNELSSYLELNADYLESMSVFDQAWEQYVQIEEGLILGDQE, from the coding sequence ATGAGACCATTTTATTTATATTTAATGAAATTTCGACAACCAAAGGAAATTGATGCAATCACTATATTTGCCAATCATGCCTATGAGGATCATGGCTTCCCAAAACAATCGACTGATTATAATGAACTGAGCAGTTATTTGGAATTGAATGCAGACTATCTCGAAAGTATGTCAGTATTCGATCAAGCGTGGGAACAGTATGTCCAAATAGAAGAAGGACTAATATTGGGAGATCAGGAATAG
- the deoD gene encoding purine-nucleoside phosphorylase yields MSVHIGAKENEIAETVLLPGDPLRAKYIAETFLEDAKLYNEVRNMFGYTGTYKGKRISVQGTGMGVPSISIYVNELMNSYNVQKLIRVGTAGAIQKDVKVRDVILAMSASTDSQMNRMTFGGVDFAPTADFELLRKAYDAGTARGLQLKVGNVFTADQFYNDNSELEKWAKYQILAIEMESVALYTLAAKFGRQALSVLTISDHILTGEETTSDERQSTFNEMVEVALEAAIQD; encoded by the coding sequence ATGAGCGTGCATATTGGTGCAAAAGAAAATGAAATTGCGGAAACGGTCTTACTTCCTGGGGACCCGTTGCGTGCAAAATATATTGCTGAAACATTTTTAGAGGATGCAAAACTTTATAATGAAGTTCGTAACATGTTTGGATATACAGGGACATATAAAGGGAAACGAATTTCTGTACAAGGTACAGGCATGGGTGTCCCATCCATTTCGATTTATGTGAATGAATTGATGAATAGCTATAATGTCCAGAAGCTGATTCGTGTGGGAACTGCAGGAGCGATTCAAAAAGATGTAAAAGTCAGGGATGTGATTCTTGCCATGAGTGCTTCCACCGATTCCCAAATGAACCGCATGACTTTCGGCGGGGTGGACTTTGCCCCAACTGCGGATTTCGAATTACTAAGAAAAGCTTATGACGCCGGCACGGCTAGGGGCTTGCAATTGAAGGTCGGTAATGTATTTACGGCCGATCAGTTTTATAACGATAATAGTGAATTGGAAAAATGGGCAAAATACCAAATACTTGCGATAGAAATGGAATCAGTAGCCCTATACACGCTTGCTGCTAAATTTGGCCGCCAAGCTTTATCTGTATTAACCATTTCCGATCACATTTTAACCGGTGAGGAAACGACGTCGGATGAGCGCCAGTCAACTTTTAACGAAATGGTTGAAGTGGCATTGGAAGCAGCTATCCAGGACTGA
- a CDS encoding CoA transferase subunit A, whose product MENTFQKICRLEDVRHHFKDDQSILFGGFGGIGTPPGLINLILESGIKDLTLIGNDTGFPDIGIGKLVTQRRAKKIIVSHIGSNPNAGLLMNNGELEVEFSPQGTLVERIRAGGMGLGGILTDIGIDADIVRDGKQTVKLGKKNYLVEPALTADIAIVYAEMADPYGNLIFDKSARNTNPIVAAAGQITIVEVMQIVPLGSLDPEDIIVPGAFVDYIIPSKGVDWKWVWEPKIEIE is encoded by the coding sequence GTGGAAAATACATTCCAGAAGATTTGTCGTTTGGAGGATGTCCGCCATCACTTTAAAGATGATCAGTCCATCCTGTTTGGGGGGTTCGGTGGCATAGGGACGCCTCCGGGATTGATCAATCTGATTTTGGAATCAGGTATAAAGGATTTAACCTTGATTGGGAACGATACAGGTTTCCCTGATATCGGAATCGGAAAACTGGTCACCCAACGCCGTGCAAAAAAAATCATCGTTTCCCATATCGGTTCCAATCCAAATGCAGGACTATTAATGAACAATGGAGAACTCGAAGTGGAGTTCTCTCCGCAAGGGACTCTTGTCGAACGAATCCGGGCCGGAGGGATGGGACTAGGTGGGATATTGACTGATATTGGAATTGATGCCGATATCGTCCGGGATGGCAAGCAAACCGTAAAGCTAGGTAAGAAAAATTATCTGGTGGAACCGGCATTAACTGCAGATATCGCCATTGTTTACGCAGAAATGGCAGATCCTTATGGAAATCTAATATTTGATAAAAGTGCCAGGAACACGAATCCAATCGTGGCTGCGGCCGGACAAATCACTATAGTCGAAGTCATGCAAATCGTTCCGCTTGGCTCTTTGGATCCAGAGGACATCATTGTTCCGGGTGCCTTTGTGGATTATATCATTCCATCAAAAGGAGTCGATTGGAAATGGGTTTGGGAACCGAAGATAGAAATAGAATAG
- a CDS encoding ATP-binding protein, which translates to MLKSLQTRILLYSLLIASVPLLILGIISYGSQRSLLEKEAKNALNAGSLNIVNETYSYLNERISDVKLMSANSVIINPGYSKEEKSDELKKFIDAKGNYYGVLHLDMKGNVIADTSNKMIGDNLANKIWFKEAIEGHEFLSDVYKTRTFSEPIIALSAPVYDNAGKMIGVVSPAFRLEGLWEMIEKKANEISDKYPVNFFMINQEGIMISKKDPQGVMQDSALKEMGLTKDKLMEASLSDELYSAENGEKIYSIQPVHTIAETENKWFVVVGADKKQVFQPLNDLLTRYLTIYSIVFVSIILAVYLLTKTLVRPVQELVEATEDFIGGKEFIISDKRSFEEMEKLNLAFLRMMETIEDREKEIVRTEKLKYVGQLAAGVAHEIRNPLTTIKGFFQLLKSQDHDKTLIEKYSDVMLHEVDRVNVFVTQLLDLAKPHQLEWEKIDLKDFLDELIDTYTASIPSYHVRIIDRVTQSVIVYSDRNRLRQVLLNVLNNSCEAIEARGQIEVQQTSVSQYVKLVISDDGKGISPENLKNIGMPFYTTKPDGNGLGVATCIQIMEELKGKFQIESVRDEGTKVTLIIPTTNRLIK; encoded by the coding sequence ATGCTTAAAAGCCTTCAAACCCGAATTTTGCTTTATTCTTTACTTATAGCAAGTGTTCCGCTTCTGATATTGGGGATCATATCCTATGGATCACAAAGATCCCTGCTGGAAAAGGAAGCAAAAAATGCCCTGAATGCAGGTTCACTGAATATAGTAAATGAAACATATAGCTATTTGAACGAACGGATCAGTGATGTGAAGTTAATGAGTGCAAATTCGGTAATCATCAATCCTGGCTATTCAAAAGAAGAGAAGTCAGATGAACTAAAAAAGTTTATCGATGCAAAAGGAAATTATTACGGTGTCTTGCATTTGGATATGAAAGGAAATGTCATTGCAGATACATCCAATAAAATGATCGGGGACAACCTAGCGAATAAAATATGGTTCAAAGAGGCCATAGAGGGTCATGAATTCCTTTCTGACGTTTATAAAACCCGGACTTTCTCAGAACCCATAATAGCTCTGAGTGCGCCGGTATATGATAATGCAGGGAAAATGATCGGTGTCGTATCTCCAGCTTTCCGATTGGAAGGCCTTTGGGAGATGATAGAGAAAAAGGCTAATGAAATTAGCGATAAATACCCAGTGAACTTTTTCATGATCAATCAAGAAGGTATCATGATTTCGAAAAAAGACCCGCAGGGCGTCATGCAGGATTCTGCCTTGAAAGAAATGGGATTAACGAAAGATAAGCTGATGGAAGCTTCGTTATCGGATGAATTGTACAGTGCAGAGAATGGGGAAAAAATATATTCCATCCAGCCTGTTCATACGATAGCAGAAACGGAGAATAAATGGTTTGTTGTAGTGGGTGCTGATAAGAAACAGGTGTTTCAACCTTTGAATGACCTATTAACACGGTACCTGACCATCTACAGCATCGTTTTTGTATCTATCATTCTGGCTGTCTATTTACTAACAAAGACCCTCGTGCGGCCAGTTCAGGAGCTTGTCGAAGCGACAGAGGATTTCATTGGAGGAAAGGAATTCATCATTTCCGACAAAAGAAGCTTCGAGGAAATGGAAAAATTGAACCTTGCCTTTCTAAGAATGATGGAAACGATAGAAGATCGTGAGAAGGAAATCGTCCGTACGGAAAAATTGAAATATGTTGGCCAGCTTGCTGCCGGTGTCGCCCATGAGATCAGGAACCCGCTGACGACAATAAAGGGCTTTTTCCAACTTTTGAAGAGCCAGGATCATGATAAAACATTAATAGAAAAATATAGTGATGTCATGCTTCATGAAGTGGATCGGGTGAATGTATTCGTGACACAACTTCTTGATTTGGCAAAACCACATCAACTGGAATGGGAAAAAATCGATTTAAAGGATTTCCTTGATGAACTTATAGATACATATACTGCCTCAATCCCGAGTTATCATGTAAGAATAATTGATAGGGTGACACAATCCGTCATTGTTTATTCAGACAGGAACCGGTTAAGGCAGGTTCTCTTGAATGTCTTGAATAATTCTTGTGAAGCCATCGAAGCAAGGGGGCAGATTGAAGTGCAACAGACTTCGGTGTCCCAATATGTAAAATTAGTGATCAGCGATGATGGAAAAGGCATCAGTCCCGAGAATTTAAAAAATATCGGTATGCCCTTTTATACCACCAAACCGGATGGAAACGGATTAGGTGTGGCGACGTGCATTCAGATAATGGAGGAATTAAAAGGGAAATTCCAAATTGAAAGCGTCCGCGACGAAGGAACGAAAGTGACGCTCATCATCCCCACTACGAACCGTCTCATTAAATGA
- the ablA gene encoding lysine 2,3-aminomutase → MLFDLYKPDRNWKDIELWKDVTEEQWNNWLWQLTNTIRTVDDLKKVINLTPDEEEGVRISTKTIPLNITPYYASLMNKDDPRCPIRMQSVPISEEMHKTKYDMEDPLHEDEDSPVPGLTHRYPDRVLFLVTNQCSMYCRYCTRRRFSGQIGMGVPKKQLDAAIGYIRDTPAVRDVLISGGDGLLINDTILEYILKNLREIPHVEIIRIGTRAPVVFPQRITENLCAILKKYHPVWLNTHFNTSIEITEESKKACEMLADAGVPVGNQAVILAGINDSVAIMKKLMHDLVKIRVRPYYIYQCDLSEGIGHFRAPISKGIEIIEGLRGHTSGYAVPTFVVDAPGGGGKITLQPNYILSQSPTKTVLRNFEGVITTYPEPEQYTPGLADDYFKGVYPDMEEKQSDIGVSGLMNDKQFNLVPEGLKRMNRRENYVTNPEHASLKNQREKRDLLKEKKFQAQQKKSTPKGDE, encoded by the coding sequence ATGTTATTTGACTTATATAAGCCAGATCGCAATTGGAAAGATATAGAGCTATGGAAAGATGTTACCGAAGAACAATGGAACAACTGGCTGTGGCAGCTTACGAATACGATCCGAACTGTTGATGATTTGAAAAAAGTGATAAACCTGACTCCGGATGAAGAGGAAGGTGTGAGGATTTCCACAAAAACCATTCCATTGAATATCACCCCATACTATGCTTCGTTAATGAATAAAGATGACCCAAGGTGTCCAATCAGAATGCAATCGGTCCCAATCTCGGAAGAAATGCATAAAACCAAATATGACATGGAAGACCCCCTTCATGAGGATGAGGACTCCCCTGTACCGGGACTGACCCATAGATATCCTGATCGCGTACTTTTTTTGGTGACGAATCAGTGCTCCATGTACTGCCGTTATTGTACGCGAAGACGCTTTTCAGGCCAAATCGGCATGGGCGTGCCAAAAAAACAATTGGACGCTGCAATCGGTTATATACGTGACACACCGGCAGTTCGGGATGTCCTTATTTCCGGCGGGGACGGATTATTGATCAATGACACGATCCTTGAATATATCCTCAAAAACTTAAGGGAAATTCCTCATGTTGAAATAATCAGGATAGGTACACGGGCTCCGGTTGTTTTTCCTCAAAGAATCACTGAAAATTTATGTGCCATTTTAAAAAAATATCATCCGGTTTGGCTGAATACTCATTTCAATACCTCGATAGAAATTACTGAGGAGTCAAAGAAAGCATGTGAGATGCTTGCCGATGCAGGTGTACCAGTGGGCAACCAGGCAGTTATTTTAGCGGGGATAAATGACAGTGTCGCAATCATGAAAAAGCTGATGCATGATCTTGTTAAGATCCGTGTCCGCCCTTACTATATTTATCAGTGCGATCTATCGGAAGGCATCGGTCATTTCAGGGCTCCCATTTCAAAAGGGATTGAAATCATCGAGGGGCTCCGAGGCCACACATCAGGGTATGCTGTACCTACCTTCGTCGTCGATGCTCCAGGAGGGGGAGGGAAAATCACACTGCAGCCGAATTATATCCTTTCACAATCTCCTACAAAAACGGTGCTGCGTAATTTTGAAGGTGTGATAACCACATATCCAGAACCTGAGCAATATACACCAGGACTTGCAGATGATTATTTCAAAGGGGTATATCCTGATATGGAAGAAAAACAGTCAGATATAGGTGTATCGGGTTTAATGAACGACAAGCAATTCAATTTAGTGCCTGAAGGGCTGAAGCGAATGAATCGACGGGAAAATTACGTGACCAACCCAGAGCATGCATCATTGAAAAACCAACGTGAAAAGCGAGATCTGTTAAAAGAAAAGAAATTCCAGGCACAGCAAAAAAAGAGCACTCCAAAGGGGGATGAATAG
- a CDS encoding peptidase yields MHMYEEKIRTWLNEHRMNGVQLLQKLVQEPSKRGQEGSAQAIVVEKCRQLGLEIDLWEIGDEQLRKHPHFYCDRRDFKGNPNLVAIKRGTGKGKSLILNGHIDVVPEGDHAAWHDEPYSGKLIDGKVFGRGTTDMKGGNVSLLLAIEAIVESGIQLKGDVIFQSVIEEESGGAGTLAAVLRGYKADGAIIPEPTNMKLFPLQQGSMWFRLRIKGKSAHGGTRYEGVSAIDKAVGVMKEIKMLEQERNESLRHSLYKNVPIPIPINIGSIQSGNWPSSVPDTAVLEGRFGIAPTETMDEAQKSLKERIDALNQSDAWFKEKPIELEWFGARWLPGNLEINHPLMKTIGTYYEKVVGEEPLVEASPWATDGGYLSSVGSTPVVVFGPGETKMAHDSNEYIEVDKMMEVAEIIALTIIEWCGVDQE; encoded by the coding sequence ATGCATATGTATGAGGAAAAAATAAGAACATGGTTGAATGAACATCGGATGAATGGGGTTCAGCTTTTGCAAAAACTGGTTCAGGAACCGAGCAAAAGGGGGCAAGAAGGAAGTGCACAAGCCATTGTGGTCGAGAAGTGCAGACAACTTGGTCTAGAAATAGATCTTTGGGAAATCGGGGATGAACAATTAAGAAAACATCCCCATTTTTATTGCGACCGCAGGGATTTTAAAGGAAATCCGAACCTTGTGGCTATTAAAAGAGGAACAGGCAAGGGGAAATCCCTTATTTTAAACGGACATATTGATGTAGTTCCTGAAGGAGATCATGCAGCATGGCACGATGAACCCTATAGCGGCAAGTTAATAGACGGGAAAGTTTTCGGGCGGGGAACTACGGATATGAAAGGCGGCAATGTATCTTTATTGCTGGCCATTGAAGCGATCGTCGAATCTGGAATCCAATTGAAGGGAGATGTGATATTCCAGAGTGTGATTGAAGAGGAAAGCGGTGGTGCCGGCACACTTGCGGCAGTCTTACGGGGGTACAAAGCTGATGGTGCAATCATTCCGGAGCCTACAAATATGAAACTATTCCCTTTACAGCAAGGTTCGATGTGGTTTCGACTAAGAATAAAAGGCAAGTCTGCACATGGAGGCACGAGGTATGAAGGAGTCAGTGCAATAGATAAAGCGGTTGGTGTAATGAAAGAAATCAAGATGCTTGAACAAGAACGGAATGAGTCACTCCGTCATTCACTCTATAAAAATGTCCCTATCCCCATTCCAATCAACATAGGAAGCATTCAAAGCGGGAATTGGCCTTCCTCCGTGCCGGATACAGCCGTTCTGGAAGGTAGATTCGGCATCGCCCCGACAGAAACCATGGATGAGGCACAAAAATCGCTGAAGGAGCGAATAGACGCTTTAAACCAGAGTGATGCATGGTTCAAAGAAAAACCTATTGAATTAGAATGGTTTGGGGCCAGATGGCTGCCTGGCAATCTCGAAATAAATCACCCGCTCATGAAGACAATTGGCACATACTATGAAAAAGTGGTAGGGGAAGAACCGCTTGTCGAAGCGTCCCCTTGGGCGACGGATGGAGGGTATCTTTCATCGGTTGGCTCTACCCCCGTAGTTGTGTTTGGACCAGGGGAAACGAAGATGGCCCATGATTCGAACGAATATATAGAGGTGGATAAAATGATGGAGGTTGCGGAAATCATCGCATTGACCATTATTGAATGGTGTGGGGTGGACCAGGAATAA